A region of Paraburkholderia sp. BL23I1N1 DNA encodes the following proteins:
- a CDS encoding AraC family transcriptional regulator produces the protein MIQSTGVATDMRLGAGEQRHAQTVAAGFFLYVREGGAWITAGRRAYCVTQGHGIWLPPAVAHSVSAVYDAEFCALRIDTGPSADFVPAARVLNCSDVLIAIFSATQRSIVERSYAAVVALLADELRAVPEIAGNFSVRMPSPGSRVAALCESLLVHPTRDVALDDAASRAGVSCRTLSRIFTEELGASVGRWRREVQIGAAMCALVHGISVAETARALGFTSSAFSTLFKSRTGHSPREWLARQGIRPPERSASG, from the coding sequence ATGATCCAGTCCACCGGTGTTGCCACGGATATGCGGCTTGGAGCAGGTGAACAGCGGCATGCCCAAACCGTTGCTGCCGGGTTCTTTCTCTATGTGCGGGAAGGCGGCGCGTGGATCACGGCGGGGCGGCGCGCTTACTGCGTGACGCAGGGCCATGGCATCTGGCTTCCGCCGGCTGTCGCGCATAGCGTCTCGGCGGTTTACGACGCTGAGTTTTGCGCGCTTCGAATCGATACCGGCCCGAGTGCCGATTTCGTACCGGCGGCGCGCGTTCTGAACTGCTCCGACGTATTGATCGCGATTTTCTCGGCGACGCAACGATCGATTGTCGAGCGCTCATATGCAGCGGTCGTGGCGCTGTTAGCCGACGAACTACGTGCAGTGCCTGAAATTGCGGGGAATTTTTCTGTCCGTATGCCGTCACCGGGAAGCCGTGTCGCGGCGCTATGCGAGTCGCTGCTCGTTCATCCAACCCGGGACGTGGCACTCGACGATGCGGCAAGCCGGGCGGGCGTCAGTTGCCGTACCTTGAGCCGGATTTTTACGGAAGAACTGGGCGCCAGTGTCGGCCGATGGCGCCGGGAAGTACAGATCGGCGCGGCGATGTGTGCACTGGTGCACGGGATTTCCGTGGCGGAGACGGCCCGTGCTCTCGGCTTCACATCGAGCGCGTTTTCAACGCTCTTTAAATCGCGGACCGGCCATTCGCCGCGCGAATGGCTCGCGCGGCAGGGCATCAGGCCGCCTGAGCGAAGCGCTTCAGGTTGA
- a CDS encoding LacI family DNA-binding transcriptional regulator codes for MAKTSESRATNRVTIREVALHASVNASTVSRALNPATRHLIGDEVVRRVLASAKSLGYRQNKLASALRGGQSRVVGVCLPDIENPVFPPIVCGIEEELAAVGYGVLIANTVGTLEDQERMLEQMLERQVDGLVLATAARHDPLVRRCILDGIPVVLVNRAEEGGQVPEVINDDFLSMKLAVDHLVKLGHKRIAHLAGPERLATGLSRIQGFQMATQQHRLTGTVILEAAEFTREAGRVACDQLLKEHKSVTAIIAANDLIALGCYDVFAEQRLACPNDISLIGHNDMPLLDMLHPPLTTLRIQHREMGRQAARLLLGMIATPGAAPHRITLPPELMVRGSTAMPRSAPLRARSSKAASASAE; via the coding sequence ATGGCCAAAACATCAGAATCCCGGGCAACGAACCGCGTCACCATTCGCGAAGTGGCGCTGCATGCGTCTGTCAACGCGTCGACGGTCTCGCGCGCCCTCAATCCCGCAACCCGCCACCTGATCGGCGACGAAGTCGTCCGCCGGGTACTGGCGTCCGCGAAATCGCTTGGCTACCGGCAGAACAAGCTCGCGTCCGCACTTCGCGGAGGTCAGTCGCGGGTGGTCGGGGTGTGCCTGCCCGATATCGAGAACCCGGTATTCCCGCCCATCGTCTGTGGCATCGAAGAAGAACTCGCGGCCGTTGGCTATGGCGTTCTGATCGCCAACACCGTTGGAACCCTGGAAGACCAGGAACGCATGCTCGAACAGATGCTCGAGCGCCAGGTCGACGGTCTGGTCCTCGCCACCGCAGCCCGTCACGACCCGTTAGTACGCCGTTGCATTCTCGACGGCATACCTGTCGTGCTGGTGAATCGCGCTGAGGAAGGCGGACAGGTGCCGGAAGTCATCAACGACGACTTCCTCTCCATGAAGCTTGCCGTCGACCACCTGGTGAAGCTGGGGCACAAGCGAATTGCCCATCTCGCTGGCCCCGAACGCCTGGCAACCGGGCTTTCGCGAATCCAGGGCTTCCAGATGGCGACGCAGCAGCATCGTCTGACCGGAACCGTCATCCTCGAGGCCGCCGAGTTCACGCGTGAAGCGGGCCGCGTGGCCTGCGATCAGTTGCTGAAGGAGCACAAAAGCGTGACCGCGATCATTGCCGCGAATGACCTGATCGCGCTGGGGTGCTACGACGTTTTCGCGGAACAACGTCTCGCCTGCCCTAACGATATTTCGCTCATCGGTCACAACGACATGCCGCTTCTCGACATGCTCCATCCGCCACTCACCACGCTGCGCATCCAGCATCGGGAAATGGGCCGACAGGCCGCAAGACTGCTGCTCGGAATGATCGCGACACCAGGCGCGGCCCCGCACCGCATTACGCTCCCTCCCGAACTGATGGTTCGCGGCTCGACCGCCATGCCGCGTAGCGCGCCGCTGCGAGCGAGATCGTCCAAAGCCGCGTCCGCTTCCGCTGAGTGA